Proteins encoded together in one Sander lucioperca isolate FBNREF2018 chromosome 17, SLUC_FBN_1.2, whole genome shotgun sequence window:
- the LOC116036129 gene encoding uncharacterized protein LOC116036129 isoform X9, giving the protein MLFVRAVWNENGKEMEGTIPDAWVNVAEKTLRWPKTRAKYCFDNHVAPKEDWETFPLLKVKITSESFHECEDYDQTSHAELCEEDEDEEVVVKKRMKKTKQFDDFVEGSDLSEATAEEDDKEKRKGDSSPIIPVFPTPPIKLKNVGVDRSNSGSPRSAGRDRSTGRTARSAGRDRSTSRSPRSAGRDRSTSRSPRSAGRDRTTSRTARSVGRDRTTSRTPRSLDRDRSTSGSSRSVGWDNSSSRVHRSQAVEGLSHEMSSYNRDVPTTFPLSEAKFQKIVLTKLVTLTDEVKQLQRSMPKSSIEIIKINTLEEFEREEASLLDKNIFETLVCQLARVGGKDVKDCTHKVMDRLFTNNLMTLFNLKGKGKKDKIGLEDKKLFSAIKAAVMKWDAAATEAQIKSAASDHLKHAPGRVGGGGYK; this is encoded by the exons ATGCTTTTCGTCAGGGCCGTTTGGAATGAAAATGGGAAGGAAATGGAGGGGACCATCCCTGATGCCTGGGTTAATGTAGCTGAGAAAACCCTTCGATGGCCAAAGACGAGGGCAAAATATTGTTTTGACAACCATGTGGCTCCTAAGGAGGACTGGGAAACTTTCCCATTGTTGAAAGTAAAAATTACCTCAG AAAGTTTCCATGAGTGTGAAGACTACGATCAAACCAGCCATGCTGAACTATGTGAAGAAGATGAAGACGAAGAGGTTGTAGTCAAAAAAaggatgaaaaaaacaaaacagtttgaCGATTTTGTTGAAG gaTCTGACCTGTCTGAGGCGACTGCTGAGGAGGATGATAAAGAAAAGCGGAAAGGAG ATTCCAGTCCAATAATTCCAGTATTTCCCACCCCACCAATCAAGTTAAAGAATG TGGGCGTCGACAGATCAAATAGTG GTTCACCCAGGTCTGCGGGCCGTGACAGGTCAACTGGTC GTACAGCCAGGTCTGCAGGCCGTGACAGGTCAACTAGTC GTTCACCCAGGTCTGCGGGCCGTGACAGGTCAACTAGTC GTTCACCCAGGTCTGCAGGCCGTGACAGGACAACTAGTC GTACAGCCAGGTCTGTGGGCCGTGACAGGACAACTAGTC GCACACCCAGGTCTTTGGACCGCGACAGGTCAACTAGTG GTTCATCCAGGTCTGTGGGCTGGGACAATTCAAGCAGTC GTGTACACAGGTCCCAGGCTGTGGAAG GTCTTTCACATGAAATGTCCAGTTATAATAGGGATGTGCCAACCACATTCCCCCTGTCAGAAGCGA AATTCCAAAAAATAGTGCTGACAAAGCTGGTGACTCTCACTGATGAGGTCAAACAACTCCAGAGGAGCATGCCTAAatctagcattgagatcataAAGATTAACACCTTGGAAGAGTTCGAGAGGGAGGAGGCTTCTCTTCTggataaaaacatatttgaaaCCTTG gTTTGTCAGCTGGCAAGAGTGGGTGGGAAAGATGTAAAGGACTGCACGCACAAAGTGATGGacag GCTCTTCACCAACAACCTAATGACACTGTTTAATTTGAAagggaagggaaaaaaagataaaattgGGCTCGAAGACAAGAAATTGTTTTCAGCAATAAAAG CTGCTGTCATGAAATGGGACGCAGCTGCCACAGAGGCCCAAATAAAGTCGGCGGCATCGGACCACCTAAAACATGCCCCTGGGAGAGTAGGGGGTGGtggttataaataa
- the LOC116036129 gene encoding uncharacterized protein LOC116036129 isoform X2: protein MLFVRAVWNENGKEMEGTIPDAWVNVAEKTLRWPKTRAKYCFDNHVAPKEDWETFPLLKVKITSESFHECEDYDQTSHAELCEEDEDEEVVVKKRMKKTKQFDDFVEGSDLSEATAEEDDKEKRKGDSSPIIPVFPTPPIKLKNVGVDRSNSGSPRSAGRDRSTGRTARSAGRDRSTSRSPRSAGRDRSTSRSPRSAGRDRTTSRTARSVGRDRTTSRTPRSLDRDRSTSVLGSTDSSRSRSRSVGRDSSISCSSRSVGWDNSSSRVHRSQAVEGLSHEMSSYNRDVPTTFPLSEAKFQKIVLTKLVTLTDEVKQLQRSMPKSSIEIIKINTLEEFEREEASLLDKNIFETLVCQLARVGGKDVKDCTHKVMDRLFTNNLMTLFNLKGKGKKDKIGLEDKKLFSAIKAAVMKWDAAATEAQIKSAASDHLKHAPGRVGGGGYK from the exons ATGCTTTTCGTCAGGGCCGTTTGGAATGAAAATGGGAAGGAAATGGAGGGGACCATCCCTGATGCCTGGGTTAATGTAGCTGAGAAAACCCTTCGATGGCCAAAGACGAGGGCAAAATATTGTTTTGACAACCATGTGGCTCCTAAGGAGGACTGGGAAACTTTCCCATTGTTGAAAGTAAAAATTACCTCAG AAAGTTTCCATGAGTGTGAAGACTACGATCAAACCAGCCATGCTGAACTATGTGAAGAAGATGAAGACGAAGAGGTTGTAGTCAAAAAAaggatgaaaaaaacaaaacagtttgaCGATTTTGTTGAAG gaTCTGACCTGTCTGAGGCGACTGCTGAGGAGGATGATAAAGAAAAGCGGAAAGGAG ATTCCAGTCCAATAATTCCAGTATTTCCCACCCCACCAATCAAGTTAAAGAATG TGGGCGTCGACAGATCAAATAGTG GTTCACCCAGGTCTGCGGGCCGTGACAGGTCAACTGGTC GTACAGCCAGGTCTGCAGGCCGTGACAGGTCAACTAGTC GTTCACCCAGGTCTGCGGGCCGTGACAGGTCAACTAGTC GTTCACCCAGGTCTGCAGGCCGTGACAGGACAACTAGTC GTACAGCCAGGTCTGTGGGCCGTGACAGGACAACTAGTC GCACACCCAGGTCTTTGGACCGCGACAGGTCAACTAGTG TTTTGGGTTCCACAGATtcgtccaggtccaggtccaggtctgTGGGCCGGGACAGTTCAATTAGTT GTTCATCCAGGTCTGTGGGCTGGGACAATTCAAGCAGTC GTGTACACAGGTCCCAGGCTGTGGAAG GTCTTTCACATGAAATGTCCAGTTATAATAGGGATGTGCCAACCACATTCCCCCTGTCAGAAGCGA AATTCCAAAAAATAGTGCTGACAAAGCTGGTGACTCTCACTGATGAGGTCAAACAACTCCAGAGGAGCATGCCTAAatctagcattgagatcataAAGATTAACACCTTGGAAGAGTTCGAGAGGGAGGAGGCTTCTCTTCTggataaaaacatatttgaaaCCTTG gTTTGTCAGCTGGCAAGAGTGGGTGGGAAAGATGTAAAGGACTGCACGCACAAAGTGATGGacag GCTCTTCACCAACAACCTAATGACACTGTTTAATTTGAAagggaagggaaaaaaagataaaattgGGCTCGAAGACAAGAAATTGTTTTCAGCAATAAAAG CTGCTGTCATGAAATGGGACGCAGCTGCCACAGAGGCCCAAATAAAGTCGGCGGCATCGGACCACCTAAAACATGCCCCTGGGAGAGTAGGGGGTGGtggttataaataa
- the LOC116036129 gene encoding uncharacterized protein LOC116036129 isoform X5 has translation MLFVRAVWNENGKEMEGTIPDAWVNVAEKTLRWPKTRAKYCFDNHVAPKEDWETFPLLKVKITSESFHECEDYDQTSHAELCEEDEDEEVVVKKRMKKTKQFDDFVEGSDLSEATAEEDDKEKRKGDSSPIIPVFPTPPIKLKNVGVDRSNSGSPRSAGRDRSTGRSPRSAGRDRSTSRSPRSAGRDRTTSRTARSVGRDRTTSRTPRSLDRDRSTSVLGSTDSSRSRSRSVGRDSSISCSSRSVGWDNSSSRVHRSQAVEGLSHEMSSYNRDVPTTFPLSEAKFQKIVLTKLVTLTDEVKQLQRSMPKSSIEIIKINTLEEFEREEASLLDKNIFETLVCQLARVGGKDVKDCTHKVMDRLFTNNLMTLFNLKGKGKKDKIGLEDKKLFSAIKAAVMKWDAAATEAQIKSAASDHLKHAPGRVGGGGYK, from the exons ATGCTTTTCGTCAGGGCCGTTTGGAATGAAAATGGGAAGGAAATGGAGGGGACCATCCCTGATGCCTGGGTTAATGTAGCTGAGAAAACCCTTCGATGGCCAAAGACGAGGGCAAAATATTGTTTTGACAACCATGTGGCTCCTAAGGAGGACTGGGAAACTTTCCCATTGTTGAAAGTAAAAATTACCTCAG AAAGTTTCCATGAGTGTGAAGACTACGATCAAACCAGCCATGCTGAACTATGTGAAGAAGATGAAGACGAAGAGGTTGTAGTCAAAAAAaggatgaaaaaaacaaaacagtttgaCGATTTTGTTGAAG gaTCTGACCTGTCTGAGGCGACTGCTGAGGAGGATGATAAAGAAAAGCGGAAAGGAG ATTCCAGTCCAATAATTCCAGTATTTCCCACCCCACCAATCAAGTTAAAGAATG TGGGCGTCGACAGATCAAATAGTG GTTCACCCAGGTCTGCGGGCCGTGACAGGTCAACTGGTC GTTCACCCAGGTCTGCGGGCCGTGACAGGTCAACTAGTC GTTCACCCAGGTCTGCAGGCCGTGACAGGACAACTAGTC GTACAGCCAGGTCTGTGGGCCGTGACAGGACAACTAGTC GCACACCCAGGTCTTTGGACCGCGACAGGTCAACTAGTG TTTTGGGTTCCACAGATtcgtccaggtccaggtccaggtctgTGGGCCGGGACAGTTCAATTAGTT GTTCATCCAGGTCTGTGGGCTGGGACAATTCAAGCAGTC GTGTACACAGGTCCCAGGCTGTGGAAG GTCTTTCACATGAAATGTCCAGTTATAATAGGGATGTGCCAACCACATTCCCCCTGTCAGAAGCGA AATTCCAAAAAATAGTGCTGACAAAGCTGGTGACTCTCACTGATGAGGTCAAACAACTCCAGAGGAGCATGCCTAAatctagcattgagatcataAAGATTAACACCTTGGAAGAGTTCGAGAGGGAGGAGGCTTCTCTTCTggataaaaacatatttgaaaCCTTG gTTTGTCAGCTGGCAAGAGTGGGTGGGAAAGATGTAAAGGACTGCACGCACAAAGTGATGGacag GCTCTTCACCAACAACCTAATGACACTGTTTAATTTGAAagggaagggaaaaaaagataaaattgGGCTCGAAGACAAGAAATTGTTTTCAGCAATAAAAG CTGCTGTCATGAAATGGGACGCAGCTGCCACAGAGGCCCAAATAAAGTCGGCGGCATCGGACCACCTAAAACATGCCCCTGGGAGAGTAGGGGGTGGtggttataaataa
- the LOC116036129 gene encoding uncharacterized protein LOC116036129 isoform X7: protein MLFVRAVWNENGKEMEGTIPDAWVNVAEKTLRWPKTRAKYCFDNHVAPKEDWETFPLLKVKITSESFHECEDYDQTSHAELCEEDEDEEVVVKKRMKKTKQFDDFVEGSDLSEATAEEDDKEKRKGVGVDRSNSGSPRSAGRDRSTGRTARSAGRDRSTSRSPRSAGRDRSTSRSPRSAGRDRTTSRTARSVGRDRTTSRTPRSLDRDRSTSVLGSTDSSRSRSRSVGRDSSISCSSRSVGWDNSSSRVHRSQAVEGLSHEMSSYNRDVPTTFPLSEAKFQKIVLTKLVTLTDEVKQLQRSMPKSSIEIIKINTLEEFEREEASLLDKNIFETLVCQLARVGGKDVKDCTHKVMDRLFTNNLMTLFNLKGKGKKDKIGLEDKKLFSAIKAAVMKWDAAATEAQIKSAASDHLKHAPGRVGGGGYK, encoded by the exons ATGCTTTTCGTCAGGGCCGTTTGGAATGAAAATGGGAAGGAAATGGAGGGGACCATCCCTGATGCCTGGGTTAATGTAGCTGAGAAAACCCTTCGATGGCCAAAGACGAGGGCAAAATATTGTTTTGACAACCATGTGGCTCCTAAGGAGGACTGGGAAACTTTCCCATTGTTGAAAGTAAAAATTACCTCAG AAAGTTTCCATGAGTGTGAAGACTACGATCAAACCAGCCATGCTGAACTATGTGAAGAAGATGAAGACGAAGAGGTTGTAGTCAAAAAAaggatgaaaaaaacaaaacagtttgaCGATTTTGTTGAAG gaTCTGACCTGTCTGAGGCGACTGCTGAGGAGGATGATAAAGAAAAGCGGAAAGGAG TGGGCGTCGACAGATCAAATAGTG GTTCACCCAGGTCTGCGGGCCGTGACAGGTCAACTGGTC GTACAGCCAGGTCTGCAGGCCGTGACAGGTCAACTAGTC GTTCACCCAGGTCTGCGGGCCGTGACAGGTCAACTAGTC GTTCACCCAGGTCTGCAGGCCGTGACAGGACAACTAGTC GTACAGCCAGGTCTGTGGGCCGTGACAGGACAACTAGTC GCACACCCAGGTCTTTGGACCGCGACAGGTCAACTAGTG TTTTGGGTTCCACAGATtcgtccaggtccaggtccaggtctgTGGGCCGGGACAGTTCAATTAGTT GTTCATCCAGGTCTGTGGGCTGGGACAATTCAAGCAGTC GTGTACACAGGTCCCAGGCTGTGGAAG GTCTTTCACATGAAATGTCCAGTTATAATAGGGATGTGCCAACCACATTCCCCCTGTCAGAAGCGA AATTCCAAAAAATAGTGCTGACAAAGCTGGTGACTCTCACTGATGAGGTCAAACAACTCCAGAGGAGCATGCCTAAatctagcattgagatcataAAGATTAACACCTTGGAAGAGTTCGAGAGGGAGGAGGCTTCTCTTCTggataaaaacatatttgaaaCCTTG gTTTGTCAGCTGGCAAGAGTGGGTGGGAAAGATGTAAAGGACTGCACGCACAAAGTGATGGacag GCTCTTCACCAACAACCTAATGACACTGTTTAATTTGAAagggaagggaaaaaaagataaaattgGGCTCGAAGACAAGAAATTGTTTTCAGCAATAAAAG CTGCTGTCATGAAATGGGACGCAGCTGCCACAGAGGCCCAAATAAAGTCGGCGGCATCGGACCACCTAAAACATGCCCCTGGGAGAGTAGGGGGTGGtggttataaataa
- the LOC116036129 gene encoding uncharacterized protein LOC116036129 isoform X11, with the protein MLFVRAVWNENGKEMEGTIPDAWVNVAEKTLRWPKTRAKYCFDNHVAPKEDWETFPLLKVKITSESFHECEDYDQTSHAELCEEDEDEEVVVKKRMKKTKQFDDFVEGSDLSEATAEEDDKEKRKGDSSPIIPVFPTPPIKLKNVGVDRSNSGSPRSAGRDRSTGRSPRSAGRDRSTSRTPRSLDRDRSTSVLGSTDSSRSRSRSVGRDSSISCSSRSVGWDNSSSRVHRSQAVEGLSHEMSSYNRDVPTTFPLSEAKFQKIVLTKLVTLTDEVKQLQRSMPKSSIEIIKINTLEEFEREEASLLDKNIFETLVCQLARVGGKDVKDCTHKVMDRLFTNNLMTLFNLKGKGKKDKIGLEDKKLFSAIKAAVMKWDAAATEAQIKSAASDHLKHAPGRVGGGGYK; encoded by the exons ATGCTTTTCGTCAGGGCCGTTTGGAATGAAAATGGGAAGGAAATGGAGGGGACCATCCCTGATGCCTGGGTTAATGTAGCTGAGAAAACCCTTCGATGGCCAAAGACGAGGGCAAAATATTGTTTTGACAACCATGTGGCTCCTAAGGAGGACTGGGAAACTTTCCCATTGTTGAAAGTAAAAATTACCTCAG AAAGTTTCCATGAGTGTGAAGACTACGATCAAACCAGCCATGCTGAACTATGTGAAGAAGATGAAGACGAAGAGGTTGTAGTCAAAAAAaggatgaaaaaaacaaaacagtttgaCGATTTTGTTGAAG gaTCTGACCTGTCTGAGGCGACTGCTGAGGAGGATGATAAAGAAAAGCGGAAAGGAG ATTCCAGTCCAATAATTCCAGTATTTCCCACCCCACCAATCAAGTTAAAGAATG TGGGCGTCGACAGATCAAATAGTG GTTCACCCAGGTCTGCGGGCCGTGACAGGTCAACTGGTC GTTCACCCAGGTCTGCGGGCCGTGACAGGTCAACTAGTC GCACACCCAGGTCTTTGGACCGCGACAGGTCAACTAGTG TTTTGGGTTCCACAGATtcgtccaggtccaggtccaggtctgTGGGCCGGGACAGTTCAATTAGTT GTTCATCCAGGTCTGTGGGCTGGGACAATTCAAGCAGTC GTGTACACAGGTCCCAGGCTGTGGAAG GTCTTTCACATGAAATGTCCAGTTATAATAGGGATGTGCCAACCACATTCCCCCTGTCAGAAGCGA AATTCCAAAAAATAGTGCTGACAAAGCTGGTGACTCTCACTGATGAGGTCAAACAACTCCAGAGGAGCATGCCTAAatctagcattgagatcataAAGATTAACACCTTGGAAGAGTTCGAGAGGGAGGAGGCTTCTCTTCTggataaaaacatatttgaaaCCTTG gTTTGTCAGCTGGCAAGAGTGGGTGGGAAAGATGTAAAGGACTGCACGCACAAAGTGATGGacag GCTCTTCACCAACAACCTAATGACACTGTTTAATTTGAAagggaagggaaaaaaagataaaattgGGCTCGAAGACAAGAAATTGTTTTCAGCAATAAAAG CTGCTGTCATGAAATGGGACGCAGCTGCCACAGAGGCCCAAATAAAGTCGGCGGCATCGGACCACCTAAAACATGCCCCTGGGAGAGTAGGGGGTGGtggttataaataa
- the LOC116036129 gene encoding uncharacterized protein LOC116036129 isoform X8 — MLFVRAVWNENGKEMEGTIPDAWVNVAEKTLRWPKTRAKYCFDNHVAPKEDWETFPLLKVKITSESFHECEDYDQTSHAELCEEDEDEEVVVKKRMKKTKQFDDFVEDSSPIIPVFPTPPIKLKNVGVDRSNSGSPRSAGRDRSTGRTARSAGRDRSTSRSPRSAGRDRSTSRSPRSAGRDRTTSRTARSVGRDRTTSRTPRSLDRDRSTSVLGSTDSSRSRSRSVGRDSSISCSSRSVGWDNSSSRVHRSQAVEGLSHEMSSYNRDVPTTFPLSEAKFQKIVLTKLVTLTDEVKQLQRSMPKSSIEIIKINTLEEFEREEASLLDKNIFETLVCQLARVGGKDVKDCTHKVMDRLFTNNLMTLFNLKGKGKKDKIGLEDKKLFSAIKAAVMKWDAAATEAQIKSAASDHLKHAPGRVGGGGYK; from the exons ATGCTTTTCGTCAGGGCCGTTTGGAATGAAAATGGGAAGGAAATGGAGGGGACCATCCCTGATGCCTGGGTTAATGTAGCTGAGAAAACCCTTCGATGGCCAAAGACGAGGGCAAAATATTGTTTTGACAACCATGTGGCTCCTAAGGAGGACTGGGAAACTTTCCCATTGTTGAAAGTAAAAATTACCTCAG AAAGTTTCCATGAGTGTGAAGACTACGATCAAACCAGCCATGCTGAACTATGTGAAGAAGATGAAGACGAAGAGGTTGTAGTCAAAAAAaggatgaaaaaaacaaaacagtttgaCGATTTTGTTGAAG ATTCCAGTCCAATAATTCCAGTATTTCCCACCCCACCAATCAAGTTAAAGAATG TGGGCGTCGACAGATCAAATAGTG GTTCACCCAGGTCTGCGGGCCGTGACAGGTCAACTGGTC GTACAGCCAGGTCTGCAGGCCGTGACAGGTCAACTAGTC GTTCACCCAGGTCTGCGGGCCGTGACAGGTCAACTAGTC GTTCACCCAGGTCTGCAGGCCGTGACAGGACAACTAGTC GTACAGCCAGGTCTGTGGGCCGTGACAGGACAACTAGTC GCACACCCAGGTCTTTGGACCGCGACAGGTCAACTAGTG TTTTGGGTTCCACAGATtcgtccaggtccaggtccaggtctgTGGGCCGGGACAGTTCAATTAGTT GTTCATCCAGGTCTGTGGGCTGGGACAATTCAAGCAGTC GTGTACACAGGTCCCAGGCTGTGGAAG GTCTTTCACATGAAATGTCCAGTTATAATAGGGATGTGCCAACCACATTCCCCCTGTCAGAAGCGA AATTCCAAAAAATAGTGCTGACAAAGCTGGTGACTCTCACTGATGAGGTCAAACAACTCCAGAGGAGCATGCCTAAatctagcattgagatcataAAGATTAACACCTTGGAAGAGTTCGAGAGGGAGGAGGCTTCTCTTCTggataaaaacatatttgaaaCCTTG gTTTGTCAGCTGGCAAGAGTGGGTGGGAAAGATGTAAAGGACTGCACGCACAAAGTGATGGacag GCTCTTCACCAACAACCTAATGACACTGTTTAATTTGAAagggaagggaaaaaaagataaaattgGGCTCGAAGACAAGAAATTGTTTTCAGCAATAAAAG CTGCTGTCATGAAATGGGACGCAGCTGCCACAGAGGCCCAAATAAAGTCGGCGGCATCGGACCACCTAAAACATGCCCCTGGGAGAGTAGGGGGTGGtggttataaataa
- the LOC116036129 gene encoding uncharacterized protein LOC116036129 isoform X4, producing the protein MLFVRAVWNENGKEMEGTIPDAWVNVAEKTLRWPKTRAKYCFDNHVAPKEDWETFPLLKVKITSESFHECEDYDQTSHAELCEEDEDEEVVVKKRMKKTKQFDDFVEGSDLSEATAEEDDKEKRKGDSSPIIPVFPTPPIKLKNVGVDRSNSGSPRSAGRDRSTGRTARSAGRDRSTSRSPRSAGRDRSTSRSPRSAGRDRTTSRTPRSLDRDRSTSVLGSTDSSRSRSRSVGRDSSISCSSRSVGWDNSSSRVHRSQAVEGLSHEMSSYNRDVPTTFPLSEAKFQKIVLTKLVTLTDEVKQLQRSMPKSSIEIIKINTLEEFEREEASLLDKNIFETLVCQLARVGGKDVKDCTHKVMDRLFTNNLMTLFNLKGKGKKDKIGLEDKKLFSAIKAAVMKWDAAATEAQIKSAASDHLKHAPGRVGGGGYK; encoded by the exons ATGCTTTTCGTCAGGGCCGTTTGGAATGAAAATGGGAAGGAAATGGAGGGGACCATCCCTGATGCCTGGGTTAATGTAGCTGAGAAAACCCTTCGATGGCCAAAGACGAGGGCAAAATATTGTTTTGACAACCATGTGGCTCCTAAGGAGGACTGGGAAACTTTCCCATTGTTGAAAGTAAAAATTACCTCAG AAAGTTTCCATGAGTGTGAAGACTACGATCAAACCAGCCATGCTGAACTATGTGAAGAAGATGAAGACGAAGAGGTTGTAGTCAAAAAAaggatgaaaaaaacaaaacagtttgaCGATTTTGTTGAAG gaTCTGACCTGTCTGAGGCGACTGCTGAGGAGGATGATAAAGAAAAGCGGAAAGGAG ATTCCAGTCCAATAATTCCAGTATTTCCCACCCCACCAATCAAGTTAAAGAATG TGGGCGTCGACAGATCAAATAGTG GTTCACCCAGGTCTGCGGGCCGTGACAGGTCAACTGGTC GTACAGCCAGGTCTGCAGGCCGTGACAGGTCAACTAGTC GTTCACCCAGGTCTGCGGGCCGTGACAGGTCAACTAGTC GTTCACCCAGGTCTGCAGGCCGTGACAGGACAACTAGTC GCACACCCAGGTCTTTGGACCGCGACAGGTCAACTAGTG TTTTGGGTTCCACAGATtcgtccaggtccaggtccaggtctgTGGGCCGGGACAGTTCAATTAGTT GTTCATCCAGGTCTGTGGGCTGGGACAATTCAAGCAGTC GTGTACACAGGTCCCAGGCTGTGGAAG GTCTTTCACATGAAATGTCCAGTTATAATAGGGATGTGCCAACCACATTCCCCCTGTCAGAAGCGA AATTCCAAAAAATAGTGCTGACAAAGCTGGTGACTCTCACTGATGAGGTCAAACAACTCCAGAGGAGCATGCCTAAatctagcattgagatcataAAGATTAACACCTTGGAAGAGTTCGAGAGGGAGGAGGCTTCTCTTCTggataaaaacatatttgaaaCCTTG gTTTGTCAGCTGGCAAGAGTGGGTGGGAAAGATGTAAAGGACTGCACGCACAAAGTGATGGacag GCTCTTCACCAACAACCTAATGACACTGTTTAATTTGAAagggaagggaaaaaaagataaaattgGGCTCGAAGACAAGAAATTGTTTTCAGCAATAAAAG CTGCTGTCATGAAATGGGACGCAGCTGCCACAGAGGCCCAAATAAAGTCGGCGGCATCGGACCACCTAAAACATGCCCCTGGGAGAGTAGGGGGTGGtggttataaataa
- the LOC116036129 gene encoding uncharacterized protein LOC116036129 isoform X3, giving the protein MLFVRAVWNENGKEMEGTIPDAWVNVAEKTLRWPKTRAKYCFDNHVAPKEDWETFPLLKVKITSESFHECEDYDQTSHAELCEEDEDEEVVVKKRMKKTKQFDDFVEGSDLSEATAEEDDKEKRKGDSSPIIPVFPTPPIKLKNVGVDRSNSGSPRSAGRDRSTGRTARSAGRDRSTSRSPRSAGRDRSTSRSPRSAGRDRTTSRTARSVGRDRTTSRTPRSLDRDRSTSDSSRSRSRSVGRDSSISCSSRSVGWDNSSSRVHRSQAVEGLSHEMSSYNRDVPTTFPLSEAKFQKIVLTKLVTLTDEVKQLQRSMPKSSIEIIKINTLEEFEREEASLLDKNIFETLVCQLARVGGKDVKDCTHKVMDRLFTNNLMTLFNLKGKGKKDKIGLEDKKLFSAIKAAVMKWDAAATEAQIKSAASDHLKHAPGRVGGGGYK; this is encoded by the exons ATGCTTTTCGTCAGGGCCGTTTGGAATGAAAATGGGAAGGAAATGGAGGGGACCATCCCTGATGCCTGGGTTAATGTAGCTGAGAAAACCCTTCGATGGCCAAAGACGAGGGCAAAATATTGTTTTGACAACCATGTGGCTCCTAAGGAGGACTGGGAAACTTTCCCATTGTTGAAAGTAAAAATTACCTCAG AAAGTTTCCATGAGTGTGAAGACTACGATCAAACCAGCCATGCTGAACTATGTGAAGAAGATGAAGACGAAGAGGTTGTAGTCAAAAAAaggatgaaaaaaacaaaacagtttgaCGATTTTGTTGAAG gaTCTGACCTGTCTGAGGCGACTGCTGAGGAGGATGATAAAGAAAAGCGGAAAGGAG ATTCCAGTCCAATAATTCCAGTATTTCCCACCCCACCAATCAAGTTAAAGAATG TGGGCGTCGACAGATCAAATAGTG GTTCACCCAGGTCTGCGGGCCGTGACAGGTCAACTGGTC GTACAGCCAGGTCTGCAGGCCGTGACAGGTCAACTAGTC GTTCACCCAGGTCTGCGGGCCGTGACAGGTCAACTAGTC GTTCACCCAGGTCTGCAGGCCGTGACAGGACAACTAGTC GTACAGCCAGGTCTGTGGGCCGTGACAGGACAACTAGTC GCACACCCAGGTCTTTGGACCGCGACAGGTCAACTAGTG ATtcgtccaggtccaggtccaggtctgTGGGCCGGGACAGTTCAATTAGTT GTTCATCCAGGTCTGTGGGCTGGGACAATTCAAGCAGTC GTGTACACAGGTCCCAGGCTGTGGAAG GTCTTTCACATGAAATGTCCAGTTATAATAGGGATGTGCCAACCACATTCCCCCTGTCAGAAGCGA AATTCCAAAAAATAGTGCTGACAAAGCTGGTGACTCTCACTGATGAGGTCAAACAACTCCAGAGGAGCATGCCTAAatctagcattgagatcataAAGATTAACACCTTGGAAGAGTTCGAGAGGGAGGAGGCTTCTCTTCTggataaaaacatatttgaaaCCTTG gTTTGTCAGCTGGCAAGAGTGGGTGGGAAAGATGTAAAGGACTGCACGCACAAAGTGATGGacag GCTCTTCACCAACAACCTAATGACACTGTTTAATTTGAAagggaagggaaaaaaagataaaattgGGCTCGAAGACAAGAAATTGTTTTCAGCAATAAAAG CTGCTGTCATGAAATGGGACGCAGCTGCCACAGAGGCCCAAATAAAGTCGGCGGCATCGGACCACCTAAAACATGCCCCTGGGAGAGTAGGGGGTGGtggttataaataa